From Arachis stenosperma cultivar V10309 chromosome 2, arast.V10309.gnm1.PFL2, whole genome shotgun sequence, one genomic window encodes:
- the LOC130962459 gene encoding uncharacterized protein LOC130962459 encodes MASEESFIVLVHHRGSIKKKIRSGVKFTDKDPLNIFMRPTTSYDDLVNSVLQKLGLQGVKRVKKFFYRIPISMLQEIVKYDCFTIGSDEDLQVMFHCRRQFSKVRTLELLAKLVDVVSSSGGSNRNTHTIGMVAGSSSRPVGASSFVLVNEPPVEPVASPSFTVDLNYDDDVEPDIIANDSGDDIGASEPAGAGGDSSSGTQQYPPHFSSLDLDAMRREWVPGEPAGFGARDAEGSASLTEFQVGQQFQNKDEAVLSVKTYSIRRGIQYKVVESDYRRYVRKCYEFGNGCTWLIRLCLRQRKELMHASVSIKVLLNATAAHFGFRPTYKRVWLAKQKAVAHIYGDWDESYNELPRWVLGVQLTMPGTVAVLRTSPVRVGGQVDDSQAYFHRLFSTFSLCIGAFRHCMPLVSIDGTHLYGKYGGTLLVAIAQDGNSNILPVAFALVEGENAESWSFFLSHLRQHVTPQPGLLVISDRHNGIKAALEAPDEGWLPPAAYCEFCIRHVAANFALTFKGKDARRLLMSAVYAKIEVEFDYWFDILRSEDPAKCD; translated from the exons ATGGCTAGTGAAGAGAGTTTTATAGTGTTAGTTCATCACAGAGGATCGATTAAGAAGAAAATACGTTCTGGTGTGAAGTTCACCGATAAGGATCCTCTCAATATTTTTATGAGGCCTACGACGAGCTATGATGACCTTGTTAATTCTGTATTACAGAAACTTGGTCTGCAAGGCGTGAAACGGGTTAAGAAATTTTTCTATCGCATTCCAATCTCAATGCTACAAGAAATCGTGAAGTATGATTGTTTCACGATCGGGAGTGATGAGGACTTGCAGGTCATGTTTCATTGTCGTCGGCAGTTTTCCAAAGTTAGGACACTTGAACTGTTGGCGAAGTTGGTTGATGTGGTATCTAGCTCGGGGGGTTCGAACCGGAATACCCACACTATAGGCATGGTAGCTGGTTCTAGCTCCAGACCTGTTGGTGCATCTTCGTTCGTCCTTGTGAATGAACCTCCGGTCGAGCCTGTCGCCTCCCCTTCGTTCACTGTTGATCTCAACT ACGATGATGATGTGGAGCCAGATATCATTGCTAATGACAGTGGCGATGATATTGGAGCGAGTGAGCCAGCTGGGGCGGGAGGTGATTCTAGCTCTGGCACACAGCAGTACCCTCCGCACTTTTCATCTTTGGACTTGGATGCCATGAGACGGGAGTGGGTTCCTGGGGAGCCTGCTGGATTTGGTGCTAGAGATGCCGAGGGGTCTGCAAGTCTGACAGAGTTTCAGGTTGGTCAGCAGTTTCAGAATAAAGATGAGGCTGTGTTAAGTGTGAAGACGTATAGCATCCGACGCGGGATACAGTACAAGGTGGTGGAGTCTGACTATCGCCGGTATGTTAGAAAATGTTATGAGTTTGGGAATGGGTGCACATGGTTGATTAGGCTATGCCTCCGGCAGCGCAAGG AGCTGATGCATGCATCCGTCAGCATCAAGGTGCTCCTGAATGCGACGGCGGCACACTTTGGGTTCAGGCCGACGTATAAGAGGGTTTGGTTGGCGAAACAGAAGGCCGTTGCCCACATCTATGGTGATTGGGATGAGTCGTACAACGAGCTCCCGCGGTGGGTGTTAGGAGTTCAGTTGACGATGCCAGGTACTGTTGCAGTCCTTAGGACGAGTCCTGTTCGAGTTGGGGGCCAGGTCGACGACTCGCAAGCTTATTTTCACCGACTGTTCTCGACATTTTCGCTATGTATTGGGGCATTCCGACATTGCATGCCCTTGGTGAGTATTGATGGCACCCATCTGTATGGCAAGTATGGGGGTACGTTGCTCGTCGCGATTGCACAGGACGGGAACTCCAACATACTGCCTGTTGCATTTGCACTGGTTGAGGGTGAGAATGCCGAGTCCTGGTCCTTCTTTCTCTCCCATCTCCGGCAGCACGTGACCCCACAACCGGGTCTACTGGTTATATCAGATAGGCACAACGGAATCAAAGCTGCGCTTGAGGCTCCTGACGAAGGCTGGCTGCCTCCAGCTGCCTACTGTGAATTCTGTATTCGACATGTGGCAGCAAATTTCGCCCTGACCTTCAAGGGCAAGGACGCAAGGAGGCTTCTTATGAGTGCAGTCTATGCTAAGATTGAGGTGGAATTCGATTACTGGTTTGATATTTTGCGGTCTGAAGACCCTGCCAAGTGTGACTGA